CCCTACTTCAAACTGGAACCCTTCGCCATGTAATGGGCTTTCCCCACCGCCGACTACTACGGTTCCTCCGCCCCGACACATTCACTTCAACGTAGCTGTCCATCCCTGTCGGGACGAATGAATCGGTTCCCATGTTCACTATGCACTGTCTCACTGCCTTAGGTCGCCACTATACGCGGGGAAGATTCAGGGCGTTGCACCTCTATACTGCCCTGACCACCGGGTCATCCGGGTCGTGTCTCCAAACGCAAGGGAGTCACGCTCATTCCACACACTCGTATCATCCGACGTTTCGAGTGTTGCAGTTGACCACGCTTCAGACATGGCTTTGCTTTCGCTGACCATAGCAGGTCGTTGAGGCTAGCCCCGCATCTTGGGAGGTCGGTTCTCCCTCACGGGTACATTGTTGGATGGGCTTCAAACCCTGGGTCTGCTCAGACCCAACGCATGCCATCCTAGCCTTGGCGAGATGAGGTACTCGCCAACCACCTGAGTTGGTGGCTTCAGTACATAGCGCCTCATGGCGCACTGCGCTCTTCTGCCCTTTTGCGACATTAGTAGCAGATGGCTCTGACTGTATGGATACGTACCATAAGGTGAACACGGACCCCTTGTCTCTTGATATCAGGGTCATCTTTCCAGTATTGTCGACCATCTCCACTCTCGGGTTAGCTATTCCTATTCCACCCGTAAGCACGTAGGTTCCTTGTTGTACGTTCGATGTCTTCAAGTAATTTAGAATTTGATGTATCGTTAGCAAATCCGGCATCCTTGTCGTTTCTTGGCGCCCGCTTTTCCAAAGGACAACGCCAGTTTACAACAGAACTGTGTATTGACATAATGAGTATACACACTAACTTTATGAACTGAGTATACTCATTAAATTCGTGAACTCTCTAAGAGATTTTTATGAATACATCTCCAAATTCCGAAGAAACGTCAACGGCTGGATATGTCTTGATGACGTTATTTAAATTGAGCCATCACATACATCTTCAGTTTGAAGAAAATCTGTCAGCGTATGGTGTGCCGGCGCATCTAACGGGCCCACGGATGAGATTTCTTGCGGTTGTCGCCCAGTCTGGTTCAATTCGGATGAGCGATCTCGCCGGAAAACTTGGAATTAAGGCCCGTACGGTCACCCAATTTGTAGACTCTCTGGAACAGGCACAACTCCTTCAACGTCAGCATGAAACCCCACTGCTCATTCAAAAACCTCCTTGACGATCGGGTCGTATCGTGACTATACTGATTCCACAACATTAACTGTGTATACTCATTATTACATTACACATTTTGATGTTGTGCTCTATATGTTTCGTTGTGAAATTTGTACCTACGTGACTACAAGGAGGAACAATCATGGTGAAAATTGCGATTATCATCGGAAGCACCCGTCCAGGAAGAAATGGGGAATCAATTGCACGCTGGGTGTATGACACAGTGAACAAACGGCATGATGTCTATTTCGAGGTAGCGGACATCGCGAAGTATAATCTCCCGCTTCTTGACGAACCAATGGGTGCTGCTTCTGGAAAGTATACGAAAGAACATACTCAAGTTTGGTCTGCGAAAATTTCCGAATTCGATGGTTTTGTCTTCGTCACACCCGAATACAACCATGGAACATCGGGAGCTCTGAAGAACGCCATTGATTACTTGTATCGTGAGTGGAATAACAAGGCTGCTGGATTTGTCGGCTATGGCGCATCTGGGGGGCTGCGTGCTGTAGAGAGCCTGCGTCTGGTCCTGGCCGAAATGATGGTCGCCGACGTGCGAGCTCAGGTCGCACTTTCACTCTACGCTGATTTTGAGAATTACAACGTTTTTAAGCCGGCTCCACATCAGGAGGCTTCGGTCAACACTATGATTGCCCAGGTCATCGACTGGAGCAAGGCATTAAAAACACTTCGGGAAGCAACCTAAGGCTTCGGTTGGGCGTGACTCTCCTCTCTGTGTAACCGGCGATTCTCCATTGCGCAAATCTGCTTGTTACAGCTCATCTTTGACAGTTTAACTGTGGAAAACTCGGCCCTGTAGGACCCGGAACCGCGCTGCTGCGCGGTTTTCTGTTGATAAGTCCTGTTTTTAGCTCGAAAATGTAGGTCAAAAATTGTTTGGACAGTGGATAACTTTATTGTTGATATATTTATATTTTTGTACTATATTCGTAGGTAATAATAGTTGTGGTGGTGAGCCCTGTGTTCGCACAAATTGTATCCACAAAACGCCCCGATGGTCGCACCTACAGGTACATGCATATTGTTGAATCCTACCGCGAGGGAAAGGCAGTTAAAAAGCGCCGGATTGCTAGCCTTGGTAACGTTGATGGCTACTCTGAGGAAGAAATTCAACAGTTTATTCGCACTCTGGAATCGCTCCTACAAAACCGTGCCTCTGGTTCGATCGAGGACTTCGACCCGAAGTCGACCCTCTCTTTCGGCGTTCCCTACGTGGTTCAATTTTTGTGGGACCAGTTGGGGCTAACCAAAGCTGTACAAAACGAATTGAAAGATCGCCAGGTCACATTTGATGTGGCCCGCTATGTGAAGGCGATGGTCTGTAACCGTTTGATGAACCCGTCCAGCAAGCTGGACCTGTTCCACACCATTGAAGACATGTATCTGCCAGAGTCAGGTGATGAACCGTGGCAGCTCCAACATTTTTACCGTGCCTTGGATCACCTCATGGACATGAAGCCACAGCTTGAGAAGCTCATCTACCAGCGACTCACGGACCTTCTGAGCTTTCGCCTGTCGCTGGTACTCTATGACCTAACCAGTACGCATCTCAGTGGCCACCACTGTCCGATTGGCGAACACGGATACTCCCGAACCCACCGACCAGACCTAGAGCAGGTTGAACTCGGCCTACTTGTCACACCGGACGGCCTGCCAATCACTCATGAAGTCTTTGCAGGAAACACACCGGACAAGAAGACCGTCAAAGAGATTCTAGAACGTTTGAAGAAAGACTTCTCGGTAGAACAGTGTGTCTTCGTCGGGGACCGTGGCATGGTCACCAAAAAGAACACCGAGCTATTGGCAGAACTCCAATATCCCTTTATTGTGGGCTACCACAAACGTGGTCGTGTGGTCAGCGACACCTTGTTAACAAAGTACAATGACATCTCAGTCTATACCGAACTACGTGGTAACCTCAGCTACCTTGAGGTGCCTGCATCTGCCGTCGAGGATGATGAAAAAGGGCAAGATGCTCGCTATATTCTCTGCCACAACCCACTCAAGGCAAAGACAGACGAAGCCTTCCGTGTGTCCGCGTTAGAGGAAGCAGAACAAGCCCTGGTCGAATACGGGACGTGGTTGGAGAAACCTCACCGCGGTCGGAAAACAAGCACACAGTCCGTGATGCTCAAGGTCAGCGACATCCTCACGAAAAAAGGTGTACAAGCGTTTCTTGAAGTGGAGTTCAATGACGAGAAGCTCTCCTACAAACGTAACGAGGGGGCCCTAGCCAAGGAAGCGCTCCGAGACGGAAAGTTTGTGATTAAAACCAACACCAATCTACCAGCCGAACAGGTTGTCACCTCCTACAAAACATTGATGAACGTGGAACGGGCGTTTCGCGAGATTAAGAACTTCCTCGATGTCGGCCCGGTTTACCACTGGAATGAGAAGCGTGTTCGTGGCCACATCTTCGTCTGTGTACTGGCATATCTGTTCGAGCAAGAGGTTCAAGTGATGTACCGCCGCTGGTGGGAACAGCGTGAGCGCGAAGCTCAGCAGATGGACAACGCTGCAGGGCGTGAGCAACGGCTGGAGGAACTGGGCGCGCGCTGGTACACCGGCGAACGAATCATGAAGGAACTAAAGCGATGGCACGTAATGAAGACTGAATTCCTTGGGAAAGAGTTTCTGAGCGTGCCACCTCCGCCGCAGGACCTGCGTGAGGTGCTCAAGGCACTGAACATTCCACTTCCTGCGAAAGCCATCCATCTGCGTCAGACGTCGTCCGGCACGCTCGTTTAGTCTGAATTCACATCCGGAGGCCCCAACCAGTTTGGGGCTCTTTGCGTTGTAGGGCAAAATACCACCTACAATCCCTTACTGGGCCAAGGGCACTGTCAAAGATGAGTTACAGAATCCGATTTGAAGATAACATGTGACCTAGTGACCTAATAACTCGATGTCCAAATCTGTCCGCGGTAACTCGTGCGAGACCATGGTTTTATGACATCGAGATAACGGTCATCTGTACACGAACAATGTCCAAAATAGCGTGATCAAAAGCAGGATACTCGCTATGAGTCCGCTCTCTGGGCCAAAACTACCCCTGTCAACACGTTGTTGCTCACATGACCGATTGCGTAGAGACTTTGCAGTTGATGTCCGCTCTTTGGATAGCCCAATACATTCCCCTCGGCATAATCCCATGTGACATGGTACGCACTCTCACTCCTCTCCATCTTCCGCTTCACAGTAGCAGAACATACATTGCCATTATATCAAGTTGGTAATATTTTACACACCGTTGAACTGCTGCCCGATTGTGGCGGACCATCGGTCACACTGTCATTGTATATCCTTGTAAATCCAGCAGTGTTGATTCAGGTCTCGACCTGGTGACCCCGCAGACTTTCGTAAAATTCATTCCAGAACGAGCCCCCGTAATGACCGTATATTTCATATATAGTCCTCCTCGTGACAAGAGAGCGTATGATACTTTTAATTCTGCGACAGAGTTCGTCGCTCTCTCATTTCTCAAAATTCCGGAGATAAAATTCTTGTTGGTTTAACATATAATCCGAGGCTTTCCCCATCAACTCGATATAGTGCAGGCTTTCCTCCTCCCCCAGATGTTTAACTAGGCCAATGAACATATTAAGGCGAGCCTCATTAATGCGCTGTATATACTTCATGCCGTTGTCCGTCATTTGAATTCTGACAACTCGTCGATCCAGAGGATCTACATGACGTTCGACGAGACCCTGAGCCTCCAAGCGATTGATGTGCTGCGTGACCGTAGGTGAAGTGACCTTTAGATTCTCACTGATCTCAGAAACCATTAGTCCCCGAGAGTCTTCGTTCAGGTTCATACTGATGAAATGGAGAACCATTACCTCCCCCGGCTTTTGATTGAATACCGCACGGTTTGGCCTCATATTGCTGCCGACCTGCGATTGGACGAACACTTCCATTAAATCCTTAGCAATTGTTCTTAGGTCATTTGACAAATCGGTTCACTCCTCATGTGCATCCATTTGATGTCAAATAAAATCCGCCACAACTTAGGCCTTCTAAGCTACGGTTCCATGAAAGCCGCGTACCGTGTGGCAATCGTGGAGAAGACTTTCTTGGGCTCCCAGGGCATGTCTGAGTAAGTCGTGCCGTTTCCTTCTAGAAGTACACGTACGACTCCGTACGATGCTCGGTCATAATCTTGATGAGGGTCCTCGCTGTAAGGCAGATTGTGAGCAGCGAATGTGCACCAAAATGCAGCGTCAACTCCGGCTTTTTCAAAGATATTTACACTTTCTTCAAAATACCGGACCTGTTCGGACTCATCGCGCTCGTAGTTGTCTGTGAGACCAACCGCACGCGCACCGTCCCACTCGACGATAAACATTCCACGTGCTCCCAGCTCGAATGCACCCTTAAAGGTCGTGCAACCAAACTCGGAGATGACAACAGGCTTATTTGAGGAAGCTAGTTTTTTGATGGCGTCCGCATAGTGATGCGCAACTTCAGCAGAGTTGTAGGCATCGACCGCGATGCAATCGAAAGGTTCCCAGTTCACCGGTTCGGTGGGCAGAGCCGCGTATGTAACCCGTCCTCTGAATCGAGCACGCACAACATCAACGGCACGCGCCAGGAAACCGTTAAGCAGACTCGGCAGTTTCGCGAACGTGTCATTTCTCACTGTCGGTTCAGACAAGGCCGCTAGGCGATCTGTCAGTGTTTCGCCAGGTAAGAAGCCGCGGGTAAAGAGCATGAGTTCGGCACCCGTTACCATGACAACCTCTGCCCCGGCAACCCGGAGTCGTTCGGCACGTTCTGCACAGTCCGCCAGGAAGTCCAGTAACTCTTCTTGGTCGAGGTCGTTTGTGAACGGTGAAAACCATACCTCAAGTCCAGCTGCTGCTGCCGCTTGCGCAGCGATCTCCAGGCGAACGGGCTCTCCACCTGTCACTCGTACGGCAGTGCAATGCAGGTCTTGACGTATGATCTCCATCTCCTTGTACACTCTCGCCTCATCAAACGTAGGGTGTGTACTGCTTCCTTCACTGAGAAAACCCGTATCGTAGGTCACGCCATACGCACGCATTCACGACCATCTCCTTTCGTTAATGAAAAGTACGCCTGATATCTCTTACTTGGGTATTACATAGGTAACCAACCTAAATATAATGATAGACAAAGTGATTGTAAAATACATTGTTGATTGTTACTCCCCCGTGTGTCTCGCATAAATGCGCAAACAGGAGCGGGGGCAACTTGCTCAGTTCTTGCTCACGTTTGCTGAAGAACTATCCTCAATGCAATCCGTATAAGAAAATTTGGCTTCGAATCACTGGATTACCGAATGTGAGCCACAACAGTAAGAGCCAAACTATAACCCCCTTGACCTCCTCCCCATGCCTAAAGGGGCTAAAGCGAGGGGTTTTACGGCGCATTCGATAACCACGCTGAACCGTGCAAAGGTTTGGCTCTCCTTACTTCCTGAATGCACCTCCCTGAGAGCGACAGACACGGTGCTATGCTCAAGCAAACTGAGCGACGCTGCTATTGTCGGCTTCATCACCTTTTTTGAAAATAATGTGCATTGCCATAATCAGATACCAAAACTCCATGAGCCGCTACTTTGAGTAGCGAAGTGTAACCCGCCGAATAACAGTGTTGCAAGAATTAGTAACCGAAACGCTTGCCAGTAAGTTAGTGTTGGAAGACGAAATACATCAGGACAAGTAATGTTCCATAGCCATTGGAATATCGCTGGAACCACAAAAATCAACAAGAGAATCAAAATCACAAAGACCTGAGACATGGTTTAGCCTCCTCATTCCTAGCCCTGTCCGCCAGCAACCCACAACAACACTTTCATACCACTACTATACAGTTTTTGCATTGGTTGCATATTGGATGATTCTCTCTCTATGGTCATTGTAGGGCTTGGTAGTTCCCGTTCGTTGCCCGCAAAACCGGTATCGTCTGTACACACGAACACATCTACGACAAATCCTCTTGATACGTGCCCTGCGTAACGCGAGGTGTTCGCTCAGGTTTACGAAGCACGGCGGTCTTTTGTTGGCGTCCGGTGTGCCCCAGATCTTTGGAAATCAACTAGAGGTGCTGTTCAGTTATGCTGAGCGATTGTAATCATGGATAAAGTTTCTGGTTGTTTACAAGCATCTCGACAAACTTGTCGATTCGTGCCTTCCTCGTTTCTGGTTTTTTGGCAGTCTGGATTCGATAGCATATCGAATAACGGTTCTGTCTATTGAGTGTTTCGAAAAACGCTTTCGCTTGTGGGTTCTTCTCTAATTCATGTTGCAAATCATCTGGAACCGTAAAGTTTCGCTGAGATTCATAAGCGGCATCCCAACGTCCGTCTTCTTTTGCAGCATTCACTTCTTTCATACCGCTTGGCTTCATTTTGTCAGACGCTATGAGTTCCGTGACCTTATCAAGGTTTACCTTAGACCATACGCTCTTGGACCGCCTTGGGGTAAATTTTTGCAACCATACATCCTCGTCATAGGGCTTTTTTTGACCATCGATCCACCCATAGCAAAGAGCAACTTCAAGCGCCTCAGAATAGGACACTGTCGTTATCGTTGAATCCTTCTTTGCTACTTTCACCCAAATCCCATTTGAATGTTCATGGTTCGCATCAAGCCACTGCTCCCAAGTACATTGATAGGCGAACAAACAAATTGGTAATCCTCCGAGTGTTTCCATGTCGAGATGCCTCCAATTTTGCATGCCGAGAATGAACGTCAAATGGTTCGACACCCAATTCATCGATGACCCGATTTTCGCTCGGCTTCAACATCAGTCACTCCTAGGCGAAGACATCCATTCCCTTCTGCGGGAATACCTTCAGCTACCTGTAGCCAGCTTCCTGGAATCAGTCCCCACTCTGTTAGAATTCAAAATTGTATATTTATGTATAGCAGACTTTACGCTCGTTCTCGCGAGTGAACAAGGTAAACGGACATGGAGTTGCTAACTCACGATGGTCCTAGCCAACCAGTCGTGAAGCAGCCTTCTTGAAGGTAAAAACAGTAATACTACATTAAGCAAGACTATGACGTAGGAACAAATCAAAAAAAGATACGCCGCGACATCTGCACCTGTCGCGTGGATGGTGACGAACCTCCAGACCGCAGCATGAGCCAACTCCCAAGGGAGCATCACCTTTACGACTGACCTTAGAAACGCTTGCCTCAAGGACAATGACTTTCCGTCGTATGAAGCAACTTTTAGACCCATCAGACGTTTGCCAGGTGTTACCTGCACTCTGTACTCCCAGACACCCAACCACAATGTCGTTGGCAGTGTCAGCACGAAAAATGCCCCCAGTTCTGCCAGACGTTCATGTTCGAGAAAAATCCTGTGTCTACAGGCCACGTTTCGAGCTCAATAACGGACAGATCCGGTAATATGCACCGACTCTACAAATAAACTCATCCATTCCATGACCCAATCAACGACTAACTTTACGAAAACAGTCCTCTTTCGATGAAATCCGCCGTGACCGGCTCCCGTCCTATCTCTCTCGCCCATACTGACATCTGACCAATGTGATGCATCTCGTGAGCGATGACGTGCCTCATTATCTCTCCGTGTTTGAACGTAATCCTACTACCGTCTGGATCTTGAAACGTAAAGTCATTGAGTTCCATCTCGGTAGTCCATGACCTTACAAATGGCTCCACTTCCGCGTGAAAGCTTCGCGATAAATCTCGAACTCTTCCGAGACTGGCGTGCGCCTCGAAAGGTTCATCAAATTCTGTTTTCCCCTGTAAGACCCGAATCCAACTGTATTCGACATCGACGATATGAAACAGTGTCTTTAAGATACCTCCCACGCCTCCAATCCGGATTTTAAATAATTCATCTTCAGATACATCCTCGCACCAACGAAACCAGTCGTCACGGACTTGCCAATTATACTGAAAGAAGGTTTTCATTATAGACCCCATTCCCGATGTAAGTATCAACACAATTCTATGAAGGTACAATAGATAGGCTTTCTCCCCGCATTTGACGTACCCTTGATGGTCAGGAGGCTGCCCATCATATAGTCGTGGCACTAAGCCGCTCTGGGGTTTACGGCCACCAATGTTTAAGATGGTATCCCAACACTGGACAGGAACTCTATGCTCCGTTCAACAGACTTCCTTATATAATCGGTAATCTCACTATTGTCATCATTGAAAATCTCCAGTGGTTCCAACATGAGGGCATCATTAATCTCAAAATCGTTACGAACCTCGCGGAGCAAAGCAGGTATATAGTCTGCGTTATATCCCTGAATACTGACTGAAGGTACGGCGTGGTTACAAAGCGTTAATGCGTATTGTTTGATTATTCGTCCATTCAGTCGTCCAAAGTCTCGATACGATGCCTGCAGTTTTTCCGTCCACTGCTCGGCAAACACAGAATATGGAACAATTTTGAAATATGTGTCTAGGTATACAACATCAGAAATTAAATGACACAAATACCCCAGGTAAAAAGGCTGGTTTTTCATGACGTCCCTATACATGGTGTAAAATCGGACGTAATTAATACGACTTCCTCCGTGGTCATCTGGGTCTTTGAAGTGTGTAACATCTTTTGAAACGCCCATAAGTCTGTGGATGTCAGGCGCAATCCCTCCCAGCATAAAATTGTCTCGGTTTTTAATGTCGAGCTTATCGGCTAATAGGGACGCAATGCAGTAGTGCATAATTCTTGATCCCAATCGAGTTCCCTCCCAATGACTGCGCATTTTTCAGGTCTTAGCTCGTGTTCGCTCGCCACGTTTAACAACATACCTGGGGATGGCTTTCGACAGCCTACGGCTCGAAACCCATATAATAGTACAGTAACATTGTGGAAAAAGGAGGCAAACAAGTGGATTTTGGATGGGAATTGAAGGAGCGTTACCCTGGGCAATTCGTCTACAAAATGACATCTGTAGACATTCTTGGAGGCAACAAGAAACTCGAAAATCGTCTGTTAGGGCAAAGGTTTTATACCCTCAACGTATTTGAGTTTAGAGCCAAACTCCACTTAAGATTTGTCGACAACAACGACGAATTTTACATGGGCGACCCCATATACAGTATTGGCTGGAAGGACAACGGCAACAGCATTCGTCTAACTACCAATGATTCAGCTCGATACGAAATGAAAATTGTCGGTGGTCAGGGACTGAAGAAAACAAAATCCGGTTTGTACGAATGGGTCGAGAAGAGAGAATGACGCACGCCGGAGACCGCAAGACGTTATCTCCGGATAGGACCTTTGTAACTCCCGAACAAAATCGTGGTTCGTACTCTGAGCAACCGGAACTCACACAAGTCAGAAAGATGAGACTGAAGTCCGGGTTAGAAAAATCACTTGTATGCCTTCATTTGTACAGCCATCTCCAAGGCTGACAGGTATCCACCGCTTAAATTTGAGTTCCACGCCGCGCCGCCGATTGTATTAAACACGTACTCCCCTTTGTTCCATGAGACATAGGTATTTATTTGGTTACAAACGATGAATAGTTACATCCAAGAGCCCTTGCGTTTGGGTTTACGTTCAGCTTCTTGACGGCTACCTTATACAGTCAAATTTGGCTCCTGCATTTGGCCGTGGTCTTTCCCAATCGAAAGCCGCCTTAACGAAGTCACCGATAGCCCTGCTGCCATACAGCACAAAAGCAGGATCGCCCCATACCCATAGCTCCATCTTGCCCCGAACGTGTCACCAAACATGCCGATGCCCCCATACGTAATCGGGATGGCCACACTGGATAACATGCTATTAATGGAACCGATTCTGCCTCTCATATCGCTCGGGACAAGTGTTTGAAACAGGGTCTTGGTAGGGAGATTGGCAGCGACCACAGCCAGCCCCAAAACGAAATTCGCTACGTACGCAACAAACATGTCCGGAGCAGTTGCAACAGCCCCCAGAGCCAGACCTTGGAGTCCTATGCCACAGGCAAACAACAGCCCGACCCGCTTAGATGACAGTGAACCAAGCGTCAGTCCGCCAACTACGATTCCAAGGCCAATGCATGCGTCAAATACACCCAGCGCTGATGCATTGGCATGCATCACCTGTCTGATGAACATTGGCGCCAGGACATTGGTGGGTCCAAGGGCGATATTACTGGCCATTCCGATAGCGATTAGGACGAGGAGGACTCTCTTGTGCCACAACCATTGCCATCCGACCCGCATGTCACCAAAAATCGTAGTGTTCCCTGTGTTGTCAGATGCCTTATCAGACGGTGCATATACTACTCGATGAATAAACAGCGCAGAAATGAGGAACGTCGTGGCATCAAAAGCAACTGCCGCTGATGCCCCGGCAAATGCCACGAACGTACCGCCGATTGTAGAGCCGACCAGTCTGGCAATTTGCTGCGAAGTACTGAACAACGCATTTCCACTCATCAGTTCATCCGTGGCGAGCAACTCAGGAAACATCCCTGCCCGAGCCGGGCTGTACGCCAGTTGAACCACCGCGAGCAGCATCGTGACGGCGTAAATCTCCCACATTACCACTATGTTCAACAGAATAAGAAGTGCTAAGGCACCCGTGAGCAGAGCTTGAATTACGCTTGCTGCCTGCATCATCCGTTTGCGGTTCCATCTGTCGGCAAGTACGCCGAGGAACGGACCAACAACCACCTGTGGGAGAAACGCGGACACAAGAACCAGTCCCGTCTGTAACCCTGAGCCCGTTTTTGAAAACACAAACCACATGATGGCAATATCGTAGAAATTATCTCCAAAGTAGGAGACAGTTTCACCAAGCCATAGATTGCAAACATTGCGATTCGTACGAAGCAATCGAAACGGGAACTGGACTGTATGCGTCGGCATTGGGCTACTCTCCTGTTTTAACGTCCTCAATATGTTCACAGGCATCAAACATGATATTCGATTCCATTCGAATATCATGGCACAACAAGGTCACTCACAGAGAGTTGTCGTAAGCGATGCCATGAGTTCTCGTACGTTATCTTTGTTGAGTTCATAGTAAACTCGATTGTCTCGCCTAGTTGGTGACACCAACCGTGCAGCTGAGAGCATTGCTAAGTGGTGCGAAATCGTGGAACTTGCGAGGTTAAGACGTTCTGCCAGTTCGTATCCATAACGAGGGCCGGTGTTTAGCATCTTGATGATTTTGATGCGTGTTTCATCCGAAATTAACTTAAGGGATTCCACGATTTCGTCATACCCTGTGCGTGCATCAAGATAACGAACCCCATACAAGTTGATTAACGTCGAACCAGTTTCATCATCTGACGAGAGAGCGTTAAAGTGATAAAGAACAGAAGGAGCGAGAACAATCGTTGTGTCAGTATCAAGAACGGATTTCTCATCCATGTAGGGAAATCGATGACTGATATCCTTCCGCGTCTTAATTTGGCCCATTAGGTTTCGTATGCTTGCAGCCTGAAGCCGCTTGAGATTCTCCCACTCGTTCTTGAAGTATAAGGCATAACATTTTGCCACCAGTTCCGTAAACCGCTGCTTTGTATTCTCGATGTCCAAGTACATGTAGGCAAGCTTCCATTTCTCAATTTCCGGCAGAGCACTCTTCTTAATAAAGTCGGTGACTTCTGCAGTGTCATGTATGTCCTCGATTGTGCCAGGCAGGTAGCCCGT
The Alicyclobacillus curvatus genome window above contains:
- a CDS encoding MarR family transcriptional regulator, which produces MTLFKLSHHIHLQFEENLSAYGVPAHLTGPRMRFLAVVAQSGSIRMSDLAGKLGIKARTVTQFVDSLEQAQLLQRQHETPLLIQKPP
- a CDS encoding NAD(P)H-dependent oxidoreductase, whose translation is MVKIAIIIGSTRPGRNGESIARWVYDTVNKRHDVYFEVADIAKYNLPLLDEPMGAASGKYTKEHTQVWSAKISEFDGFVFVTPEYNHGTSGALKNAIDYLYREWNNKAAGFVGYGASGGLRAVESLRLVLAEMMVADVRAQVALSLYADFENYNVFKPAPHQEASVNTMIAQVIDWSKALKTLREAT
- a CDS encoding IS1634 family transposase encodes the protein MFAQIVSTKRPDGRTYRYMHIVESYREGKAVKKRRIASLGNVDGYSEEEIQQFIRTLESLLQNRASGSIEDFDPKSTLSFGVPYVVQFLWDQLGLTKAVQNELKDRQVTFDVARYVKAMVCNRLMNPSSKLDLFHTIEDMYLPESGDEPWQLQHFYRALDHLMDMKPQLEKLIYQRLTDLLSFRLSLVLYDLTSTHLSGHHCPIGEHGYSRTHRPDLEQVELGLLVTPDGLPITHEVFAGNTPDKKTVKEILERLKKDFSVEQCVFVGDRGMVTKKNTELLAELQYPFIVGYHKRGRVVSDTLLTKYNDISVYTELRGNLSYLEVPASAVEDDEKGQDARYILCHNPLKAKTDEAFRVSALEEAEQALVEYGTWLEKPHRGRKTSTQSVMLKVSDILTKKGVQAFLEVEFNDEKLSYKRNEGALAKEALRDGKFVIKTNTNLPAEQVVTSYKTLMNVERAFREIKNFLDVGPVYHWNEKRVRGHIFVCVLAYLFEQEVQVMYRRWWEQREREAQQMDNAAGREQRLEELGARWYTGERIMKELKRWHVMKTEFLGKEFLSVPPPPQDLREVLKALNIPLPAKAIHLRQTSSGTLV
- a CDS encoding MarR family transcriptional regulator translates to MSNDLRTIAKDLMEVFVQSQVGSNMRPNRAVFNQKPGEVMVLHFISMNLNEDSRGLMVSEISENLKVTSPTVTQHINRLEAQGLVERHVDPLDRRVVRIQMTDNGMKYIQRINEARLNMFIGLVKHLGEEESLHYIELMGKASDYMLNQQEFYLRNFEK
- a CDS encoding YdeI/OmpD-associated family protein, which translates into the protein METLGGLPICLFAYQCTWEQWLDANHEHSNGIWVKVAKKDSTITTVSYSEALEVALCYGWIDGQKKPYDEDVWLQKFTPRRSKSVWSKVNLDKVTELIASDKMKPSGMKEVNAAKEDGRWDAAYESQRNFTVPDDLQHELEKNPQAKAFFETLNRQNRYSICYRIQTAKKPETRKARIDKFVEMLVNNQKLYP
- a CDS encoding RDD family protein; translated protein: MLTLPTTLWLGVWEYRVQVTPGKRLMGLKVASYDGKSLSLRQAFLRSVVKVMLPWELAHAAVWRFVTIHATGADVAAYLFLICSYVIVLLNVVLLFLPSRRLLHDWLARTIVS
- a CDS encoding DinB family protein, coding for MKTFFQYNWQVRDDWFRWCEDVSEDELFKIRIGGVGGILKTLFHIVDVEYSWIRVLQGKTEFDEPFEAHASLGRVRDLSRSFHAEVEPFVRSWTTEMELNDFTFQDPDGSRITFKHGEIMRHVIAHEMHHIGQMSVWAREIGREPVTADFIERGLFS
- a CDS encoding zinc dependent phospholipase C family protein, translating into MGSRIMHYCIASLLADKLDIKNRDNFMLGGIAPDIHRLMGVSKDVTHFKDPDDHGGSRINYVRFYTMYRDVMKNQPFYLGYLCHLISDVVYLDTYFKIVPYSVFAEQWTEKLQASYRDFGRLNGRIIKQYALTLCNHAVPSVSIQGYNADYIPALLREVRNDFEINDALMLEPLEIFNDDNSEITDYIRKSVERSIEFLSSVGIPS
- a CDS encoding MFS transporter; its protein translation is MPTHTVQFPFRLLRTNRNVCNLWLGETVSYFGDNFYDIAIMWFVFSKTGSGLQTGLVLVSAFLPQVVVGPFLGVLADRWNRKRMMQAASVIQALLTGALALLILLNIVVMWEIYAVTMLLAVVQLAYSPARAGMFPELLATDELMSGNALFSTSQQIARLVGSTIGGTFVAFAGASAAVAFDATTFLISALFIHRVVYAPSDKASDNTGNTTIFGDMRVGWQWLWHKRVLLVLIAIGMASNIALGPTNVLAPMFIRQVMHANASALGVFDACIGLGIVVGGLTLGSLSSKRVGLLFACGIGLQGLALGAVATAPDMFVAYVANFVLGLAVVAANLPTKTLFQTLVPSDMRGRIGSINSMLSSVAIPITYGGIGMFGDTFGARWSYGYGAILLLCCMAAGLSVTSLRRLSIGKDHGQMQEPNLTV
- a CDS encoding winged helix-turn-helix transcriptional regulator; translation: MMQELLPKVFVVSSPVFELLASMFRLQSHERLSKGAILSPAQDFDLDQWIERVRQELPDDTMKSLEHFFHIESFIGLSLVQFAWRTNTYSSCDDFLNLLRATSPYDLFALFMQTGYLPGTIEDIHDTAEVTDFIKKSALPEIEKWKLAYMYLDIENTKQRFTELVAKCYALYFKNEWENLKRLQAASIRNLMGQIKTRKDISHRFPYMDEKSVLDTDTTIVLAPSVLYHFNALSSDDETGSTLINLYGVRYLDARTGYDEIVESLKLISDETRIKIIKMLNTGPRYGYELAERLNLASSTISHHLAMLSAARLVSPTRRDNRVYYELNKDNVRELMASLTTTLCE